The sequence below is a genomic window from Nicotiana tomentosiformis chromosome 6, ASM39032v3, whole genome shotgun sequence.
TAGGTTCCATCACAACCACTGAtgtatttttgggtcatgacaataatctttctgaagaagcttatcctttcgataTTCTAATATAGATAATTTTCTTGATTATCTATTTAGCATTTCGTTGAATTTTATCTATAAGAAGCAGGTAGGTTGTAAGTAGATGATGCAGGCagattgcaagcaactcaatTAATTTAGTTGCAACACCTTCTGAATAAATAGGCAGGTTGCGAGTAGCCCATGCAGAAAGCTTACAAGCAACTCCAGAAAAGCctcactgatgttttctttcttcTATATATAGGGGAGAAATTATGTTCAATATACACATCAGtttaaagttgaataatatatcactctctctctatacttgtctctAATTTATTTAGCTTTAATCTTAATTTTATAACAATAGCCACTTTGTTGGAATTCGGATCACGAGTGGGTTTAAGATTTCGGGTTTTCAGGTTTGGTATGGAACTTAAAATGGATCAAATGGGTTCCAATTAGGTTGGTTTATTTTATAGGAGATATAGGCTGGATGACCTTATTATCCAAAATTTCATAAATGTAACTTTAGTAGGTTATTTTTATAAATTGAATAATCATTCAAGGGATTATTACATCTTACTTTTATTGATTTGGTGTAAATATTTGTTGTTGATAAATTGAGTATCATTAATTTTGTTTCTTGGTGCTTGAAGCGACTTCGCAGAAGAGACCAAAAAAAGAATTGATCAATTTTGTTTCTTTGTGATGGGTCTGCATCAGGGATTCGCTCTTAGTACATTTTTATTTGCCTTAGCAATGGATGTTCTAACACGGGACATTCAATGGGAGGTGCCATGGTACATGTTATTCCTGGATGATATAGTACTGATTAACGAGACACATGCCTTAGAGATAATATAGTACTGATTGACAAGACGCGGGCGGGTTATAATGCGAGGCTGGAGGTCTGGAGACAAACGTTGGAGtcaaaaggtttcaagttgagaaaGACTAAAACAGAGTATtgggagtgtaagttcagcggcATGACTCAAGAAGAGGACGTAGAAGTGAGACTAGATTCACAAGTAATTCCCAAGAAATGGAGTTTCAAGTACCTCGGATCTATAATTTCTAGTGACAATGAGATAGACGATGATTTCACACATCAGATTGGAGCGAGGTGGATAAAATGGAAGCTCTCTTTTGGGGTTTGGTGTGATAAGAAGGTACCACCAAGACAGAAAGGAAAGTTTAACAAAGTAGTGGTTAGACCAACTATGTTGTATGGTGCGGTGTGTTGGCCGGTCAAGAACGCCCATGTACAACAGATGCAAGTAGTAGAAATGAGGATGCTGAGATGGATGTATGGGAACACCAGaagagataagattaggaatggaGTTATCCGAGAGAAGGTGGGAGTGGCCCCcgtggaggataagatgcgggaagcTAGGCGGAGATGGTAAGAGCATGTAAATAGAACGAGTATAGATGCCCCGATAAGTATGTGCAAGAGGTTGACAATGGTGGAACtggaggagaggtagaggtaggcctagGAAGTACTGAGGAGAGGTGAATAGGTATGGCATGGCGCACATTCAGCTTATTGAGGACATTACCCTTGATATGTGGGTGTGGAGGTTGGGAATTAAGGTAGAAAGTTAGTAGTTAGGCGTGAGTGTCTCAATTTCATGTCGGTAGCATTAGTATTAATCTGTTATTTCCATACATTCATATCCATAGGTTTATTTTACCTTATGCTGATCCTTTCGCCTCGATTATTCTATCACTCTATCTCCCCATCACCTTATTTTCTTGATGTTACTATATGTTGTGGttgct
It includes:
- the LOC104097159 gene encoding uncharacterized protein, which codes for MTQEEDVEVRLDSQVIPKKWSFKYLGSIISSDNEIDDDFTHQIGARWIKWKLSFGVWCDKKVPPRQKGKFNKVVVRPTMLYGAVCWPVKNAHVQQMQVVEMRMLRWMYGNTRRDKIRNGVIREKVGVAPVEDKMREARRRW